The Chelatococcus sp. HY11 genome includes a window with the following:
- a CDS encoding terminase family protein: protein MSGTSTISDASLRSALIDCAARGTLKSLLASCDARLLDWLMHHWPLFARPDQLPPDNDPLRDDWTVWLVLGGRGAGKTRTGAEWVRGMALGHPPFTSAPAGRIALVGETAADVRDVMIEGVSGLLAIHSRRERPTWTPTRRRLEWPNGAVAQAFSAEDPEQLRGPQFEAAWIDELCKWRHAQETWDMLQFGLRLGTRPRQVVTTTPRPIPLLKKLMADPRTALSRAATRANAFHLAPAFLDTIVGRYAGTRLGRQELDGEIVEERADALWNRDAIEAGRVERAPALTRIVVAVDPPASSGRRADACGIVAAGIDAGGQAFVLEDATLERARPAEWAAAAVALYRRLEADALVAEVNQGGEMVAAVIREIDPGVPVTAVRATRGKYLRAEPVAALYEQGRVRHVGALPVLEDEMADFGPAGLSSGRSPDRLDALVWAVTALALTGQAEPRVRRL, encoded by the coding sequence ATGTCCGGGACCTCGACGATTTCCGACGCGAGCTTGCGGAGCGCATTGATCGACTGCGCCGCGCGCGGGACGCTGAAGTCCCTGCTGGCGAGCTGTGATGCGAGGCTGCTGGACTGGCTGATGCATCATTGGCCGCTCTTCGCCCGGCCTGATCAATTGCCGCCGGACAACGACCCGCTCCGCGACGACTGGACCGTCTGGCTGGTGCTTGGCGGACGCGGCGCGGGCAAGACGCGCACCGGCGCGGAATGGGTGCGGGGAATGGCGCTAGGGCATCCGCCCTTCACGTCCGCTCCGGCCGGCCGGATCGCGCTTGTCGGCGAGACGGCGGCCGATGTCCGCGATGTGATGATCGAAGGCGTCTCCGGCCTGCTCGCCATCCATTCGAGACGGGAACGCCCGACATGGACGCCGACGCGTCGCCGGCTGGAGTGGCCGAACGGCGCAGTGGCCCAGGCCTTCTCCGCCGAGGATCCCGAACAATTGCGTGGGCCGCAGTTCGAGGCGGCCTGGATCGATGAACTCTGCAAATGGCGTCACGCGCAGGAGACATGGGATATGCTGCAGTTCGGATTGCGCCTGGGCACGCGCCCCCGGCAGGTGGTGACGACGACACCGCGTCCGATCCCCCTCTTGAAAAAGCTCATGGCCGATCCGCGCACCGCATTGTCGCGGGCAGCGACCCGCGCCAACGCTTTTCATCTCGCACCCGCCTTCCTTGATACGATCGTCGGGCGCTATGCGGGCACCCGCCTCGGCCGGCAGGAACTCGATGGCGAGATCGTCGAGGAGCGCGCGGATGCGCTGTGGAACAGGGACGCGATCGAGGCGGGCCGCGTCGAGAGGGCGCCGGCGCTGACCCGCATCGTCGTCGCGGTCGATCCGCCCGCTTCGTCTGGCCGGCGGGCCGATGCCTGCGGCATCGTGGCGGCGGGCATCGATGCGGGCGGCCAGGCCTTCGTGCTGGAGGACGCCACGCTGGAACGGGCACGTCCGGCCGAATGGGCCGCGGCCGCGGTTGCCCTCTATCGACGGCTCGAGGCCGATGCGCTCGTCGCGGAGGTCAATCAGGGCGGCGAGATGGTGGCCGCCGTCATTCGCGAGATCGATCCCGGTGTGCCCGTGACAGCGGTGCGCGCCACACGCGGCAAATATCTGCGGGCCGAACCGGTCGCGGCCCTCTACGAGCAGGGACGGGTCCGTCATGTAGGCGCGCTTCCGGTGCTCGAGGACGAGATGGCCGATTTTGGCCCAGCTGGTTTGTCGTCCGGCCGGTCTCCCGATCGTCTCGATGCCCTGGTATGGGCGGTAACCGCCCTTGCCCTCACCGGGCAGGCCGAGCCGCGCGTGCGCCGGCTCTGA
- a CDS encoding phage portal protein, with protein MPNFLTRLIGRAVNTPSRPATAAPPEAKASRAGPLIAFYQMGKPVWTPRDYAALAREGFQRNAVVHRCVRMIAEAAASVPWLAYDGRRELDDHPLLKLLARPNPREAGAAFLEAVYGHLLVAGNAYIEMVALDGEPRELFALRPDRMRVVPGGDGWPEAYDYTIGGETVRFRQDGRQEGRREERQDERLPPILHLTLFNPVDDHYGLSPMEAAATALDIHNATGAWNKALLDNAARPSGALVYAGPQGTNLTDAQFERLKAELDEQFQGAANAGRPLLLDGGLDWKQLSLSPKDMDFIEAKAAAAREIALAFGVPPLMLGLPGDNTYANFAEANRAFWRQAVIPLVKRTAQSIAQWLGPAYEPALTLVPDLDGIEALSSEREALWRRIAAADFIDRDEKREATGYGPAGR; from the coding sequence ATGCCGAACTTTCTCACCCGCCTCATCGGGCGCGCGGTGAACACGCCGTCGCGCCCGGCAACGGCCGCGCCCCCTGAAGCCAAGGCCTCGCGGGCGGGACCGCTCATTGCCTTTTACCAGATGGGCAAGCCGGTCTGGACGCCGCGCGACTACGCGGCCTTGGCGCGCGAGGGCTTCCAGCGCAACGCGGTCGTCCACCGCTGCGTCCGCATGATCGCCGAGGCCGCCGCCTCCGTGCCCTGGCTCGCCTATGACGGCCGTCGGGAGCTCGATGATCATCCCCTGCTCAAGCTTCTCGCCCGCCCGAACCCACGGGAGGCGGGCGCCGCCTTTCTCGAGGCCGTCTATGGGCACCTTCTGGTAGCCGGTAACGCCTATATCGAGATGGTCGCGCTCGATGGCGAGCCGCGCGAACTCTTCGCGCTGCGGCCGGACCGCATGCGCGTCGTGCCGGGCGGCGATGGCTGGCCGGAGGCCTATGACTACACCATCGGTGGCGAAACGGTCCGCTTTCGCCAGGACGGGCGCCAAGAAGGGCGCCGGGAAGAGCGCCAAGACGAGCGCCTCCCGCCCATCCTGCATCTCACCTTGTTCAATCCCGTCGATGACCACTACGGGCTGTCGCCGATGGAGGCGGCGGCGACCGCGCTCGACATCCACAACGCGACGGGCGCCTGGAACAAGGCGCTGCTCGACAACGCCGCTCGGCCGTCCGGCGCGCTGGTTTATGCGGGGCCGCAGGGCACCAATCTGACCGACGCGCAGTTCGAGCGGCTGAAAGCCGAGCTCGACGAGCAGTTCCAGGGCGCGGCCAATGCGGGGCGCCCCCTGCTGCTCGATGGCGGTCTCGACTGGAAGCAGCTGTCGCTGTCGCCGAAGGACATGGATTTCATCGAGGCGAAGGCCGCGGCGGCGCGCGAGATCGCGCTCGCCTTCGGCGTGCCGCCGCTGATGCTGGGCCTGCCCGGCGACAATACCTATGCCAATTTCGCCGAAGCCAACCGCGCCTTCTGGCGGCAGGCGGTCATCCCGCTCGTCAAGCGCACGGCGCAAAGTATCGCGCAGTGGCTCGGCCCAGCTTATGAGCCCGCATTGACGCTCGTCCCCGATCTCGACGGCATCGAGGCTCTCTCCAGCGAGCGCGAGGCCCTGTGGCGGCGTATCGCCGCCGCCGATTTCATCGATCGCGACGAGAAGCGAGAGGCGACCGGCTACGGGCCGGCCGGGCGCTGA
- a CDS encoding L,D-transpeptidase: MVGLTRRMLMGGGLVALGGCVSRPPVPVAVGPTYDPSFERMYAAIDNERFPIPAVDLSEIDPEFLRREVAYDTTQQPGTIVVDPNDRFLYLVRPNGRAMRYGIGVGREGFGWNGNAQVRRKAQWPTWTPPSQMIKRQPELRQYAGGMPGGPENPLGARALYLYQGDRDTLYRIHGTNEPWTIGQAVSSGCIRLINQDIIDLYSRVPTGTKVVVLRSNPDLMAQG, encoded by the coding sequence ATGGTTGGTTTGACACGGCGTATGTTGATGGGCGGCGGGCTTGTGGCCCTCGGCGGATGCGTTTCCCGTCCCCCGGTTCCGGTGGCAGTCGGACCGACGTATGATCCATCGTTCGAGCGGATGTACGCCGCTATCGATAACGAGCGCTTTCCTATTCCTGCCGTCGATCTTTCCGAAATAGACCCGGAGTTCCTGCGCCGGGAAGTGGCCTATGACACCACGCAGCAGCCGGGAACGATCGTCGTGGATCCGAACGATCGTTTCCTCTACCTCGTACGGCCGAACGGCCGTGCCATGCGCTATGGCATTGGTGTGGGGCGCGAGGGCTTCGGCTGGAACGGCAACGCCCAGGTGCGGCGCAAGGCACAATGGCCGACATGGACTCCGCCGTCGCAGATGATCAAGCGCCAGCCCGAATTGCGCCAATATGCCGGCGGCATGCCGGGGGGCCCGGAAAATCCGCTCGGCGCGCGCGCGCTTTATCTTTATCAGGGCGATCGGGATACGCTCTACCGCATCCATGGCACCAACGAGCCCTGGACGATCGGCCAAGCGGTCTCGTCAGGCTGCATCCGGCTGATCAACCAGGACATCATCGACCTTTATTCGCGTGTCCCGACGGGCACTAAGGTCGTCGTGCTCCGCAGCAATCCCGATCTGATGGCGCAAGGTTGA
- a CDS encoding HK97 family phage prohead protease: MKPVFPTAPAVKLIATAAAPGLFEGYASLFGVPDLGRDVVERGAFRASLDRRGIKGVKLLWQHDPGEPIGRWLALAEDARGLKVRGQLNLAVGRAREIHALMRDGAVDGLSIGYRTERARTDPRDGLRHISRLDLWEISLVTFPMLPGARVGSVKRDLSRDRLRDHLRRPLPGAVQPASDLAATIRAAATRLSASL; the protein is encoded by the coding sequence GTGAAGCCGGTTTTTCCGACCGCACCCGCGGTGAAGCTGATCGCCACGGCTGCGGCGCCCGGTCTGTTCGAGGGCTATGCCAGCCTGTTCGGCGTGCCCGACCTCGGCCGCGATGTCGTGGAACGCGGCGCCTTCCGCGCCAGCCTCGACCGGCGCGGCATCAAGGGCGTCAAGTTGCTGTGGCAGCACGATCCCGGCGAGCCGATAGGCCGCTGGCTCGCGCTCGCCGAGGATGCGCGCGGGTTGAAGGTGCGCGGGCAGCTCAATCTCGCCGTTGGGCGTGCCCGCGAAATCCACGCGCTGATGCGCGATGGGGCGGTGGATGGCCTCTCGATCGGCTATCGCACCGAGCGCGCTCGCACTGATCCGCGCGATGGTCTGCGCCATATCTCACGGCTCGATCTCTGGGAAATCTCGCTCGTCACCTTCCCGATGCTGCCCGGCGCGCGCGTCGGCAGCGTCAAGCGTGACCTATCGCGCGATCGCTTGCGTGATCACTTGCGGCGCCCCTTGCCCGGCGCCGTGCAGCCCGCGTCCGATCTCGCCGCCACCATCCGCGCCGCTGCCACGCGGCTGTCCGCTTCTCTCTGA
- a CDS encoding phage major capsid protein encodes MHTDLTAPETKAAGTEVATAFADFATTFEAFRETNDSRLSEIESRLGADVVTEEKLGRIDQALDDTKRRLDRLTLAARRPALGAPGAGEGANDAMTQEHKVAFAGYMKSGEAAGLKGLEAKALSAGSGPDGGYLVPATVEREVLRRLAAISPIRAIAANRVISGGLYKRAFSTTGPASGWVAETAARPQTNSPTLAELSFPAMELYAMPAATQTLLDDAVVDIEQWLADEVETVFAEQEGTAFVTGDGTNKPKGFLAYDTVAEASWSWGRLGTVSTGVDGAFAASNPSDILIDLIYALKAGYRQNATFVMNRKTQSAIRKFKDSHGNYLWQPPASVGQPATLMSFPVVEAEDMPDIAEDSLSIAFGDFRRGYLVVDRAGVRVLRDPYSSKPYVLFYTTKRVGGGVQDFAAIKLLKFAAS; translated from the coding sequence ATGCACACGGATCTGACCGCTCCTGAAACCAAGGCCGCCGGCACGGAGGTCGCGACTGCTTTCGCTGATTTCGCCACGACCTTTGAGGCCTTCCGCGAGACCAACGACAGCCGCCTCAGCGAGATCGAAAGCCGCCTCGGCGCCGACGTGGTGACCGAGGAGAAGCTCGGCCGCATCGACCAGGCGCTGGACGATACCAAGCGCCGGCTCGACCGGCTGACGCTGGCCGCCCGCCGGCCTGCGCTCGGCGCGCCGGGGGCCGGGGAGGGGGCCAATGATGCGATGACACAAGAGCACAAGGTTGCCTTCGCCGGTTACATGAAATCCGGCGAGGCGGCCGGCCTCAAGGGTCTGGAGGCGAAGGCGCTGTCGGCCGGCTCCGGCCCCGACGGCGGCTATCTGGTGCCGGCGACCGTCGAGCGCGAGGTGCTGCGGCGGCTGGCGGCGATCTCGCCGATCCGCGCCATCGCGGCGAACCGTGTCATCTCGGGCGGCCTCTACAAGCGCGCCTTCTCGACCACCGGGCCTGCCTCCGGCTGGGTGGCGGAAACCGCTGCGCGGCCGCAGACCAACAGCCCGACACTCGCGGAACTCAGCTTCCCGGCGATGGAGCTCTATGCCATGCCGGCCGCCACCCAGACGCTCCTCGACGACGCCGTCGTCGATATCGAGCAGTGGCTCGCGGACGAGGTCGAGACGGTTTTCGCCGAACAGGAGGGTACGGCTTTCGTCACCGGTGATGGCACCAACAAGCCGAAAGGCTTCCTGGCCTATGACACGGTGGCCGAGGCGAGCTGGAGCTGGGGCAGGCTCGGCACGGTGTCGACCGGCGTCGATGGCGCCTTCGCGGCGAGCAATCCCTCCGACATCCTGATCGATCTCATCTACGCGCTGAAGGCCGGCTATCGCCAGAACGCGACCTTCGTGATGAACCGCAAGACCCAGAGCGCGATCCGCAAGTTCAAGGACAGCCACGGTAACTACCTCTGGCAGCCGCCGGCCTCGGTCGGGCAGCCGGCGACGCTGATGTCCTTCCCCGTGGTCGAGGCCGAGGACATGCCCGACATCGCGGAGGACAGCCTCTCGATCGCCTTTGGCGACTTCCGGCGTGGCTATCTCGTGGTGGATCGCGCGGGTGTGCGCGTCCTGCGCGATCCCTACTCGTCGAAACCCTATGTGCTGTTCTACACCACCAAGCGTGTCGGAGGCGGCGTACAGGATTTCGCGGCCATCAAGCTCCTGAAATTCGCCGCGAGCTGA
- a CDS encoding YcgN family cysteine cluster protein, whose translation MAAAEFKDQICGKESINAEPDGSAELPFWKTKTLAQMDGAEWESLCDGCGRCCLVKLEDEDTGTIHFTDVACRLLDTESCRCRDYPNRQAFVHDCIRLTVEEVERLSWLPPTCAYRLVREGADLYWWHPLVSGDPHTVHMAGVSLRGRSVTSEGDLDEEDFPDRIVTWPNKVPRSARRRTPT comes from the coding sequence ATGGCCGCCGCCGAATTCAAAGATCAGATCTGCGGTAAAGAGTCGATAAATGCGGAGCCGGACGGCTCCGCCGAGCTACCGTTCTGGAAGACCAAAACGCTCGCCCAGATGGACGGGGCTGAATGGGAGTCCCTGTGCGATGGTTGCGGTCGCTGTTGCCTCGTCAAGCTTGAGGATGAGGACACAGGTACCATTCATTTCACGGACGTCGCTTGCCGGCTTCTCGACACAGAGAGCTGCCGCTGCCGCGACTATCCCAACCGCCAGGCGTTCGTGCATGATTGCATCCGCCTGACCGTCGAGGAGGTCGAGCGTCTTTCATGGCTGCCGCCGACCTGCGCCTACCGCCTGGTGCGTGAGGGGGCGGACCTCTACTGGTGGCATCCGCTCGTTTCTGGAGATCCTCACACCGTTCACATGGCCGGTGTTTCCCTGCGCGGACGCTCTGTGACGAGCGAGGGGGACTTGGATGAAGAGGACTTTCCGGACAGGATCGTCACCTGGCCGAACAAGGTGCCTAGAAGTGCGCGTCGGCGTACGCCGACCTGA